ccactccacaaatttcttgttaacaaactatagttttggcaagtcggttaggacatctactttgtgcatgacaagtcatttttccaacaattgtttacagattatttcacttataattcactgtatcacaattctagtgggtcagaagtttacatacactaagttgacagtgcctttaaacagcttggaaaattccagagaatgatgtcatggctttagaaacttctgataggctaatttacatcatttgagtcaattggaggtgtaactgtggatgtatttcaaagcctacctttaactcagtgcctctttgcctgacatcatgggaaaatcaaaaagaaatcagccaagacctcagaaaaaatcaaataaattgtagacctccacaagtctggttcatccttgggagcaatttccaaacgcctgaaggtaccacgttcatctgtacaaacaatagtacgcaagtataaacaccatgggaccacgcagccgtcatactgctcaggaaggagacgcattctgtctcctagagatgaacgaacGTTTGTGCTaaaagtgcatatcaatcccagaacagcaaaggaccttgtgaagatgctggatgaaacaggtacaaaagtatctatatccacagtaaaacaagtcctatatcgacataacctgaaaggccgctcagcaaggaagaagccactgctccaaaaccgccataaaaaagccagactacggtttgcaactgcacatgaggacaaagatcatacttcttggagaaatgtcctctggtctgatgaaacaaaaatagaactgtttggctataatgaccatcaatatgtttggaggaaaaagagggatgcttgcaagccaaagaacaccatcccaactatgAAGCACGTGGTGgctgggactggtgcacttcacaaaatagatggcatcatgaggcaggaaaattatgtggatatattgaagcaacatctcaagacatcagtcaggaagttaaagcttggttgcaaatgggtgttccaaatggacaatgactccaagcatacttccaaagttgtgccaaaatggcttaaggacaacaaagtcaaggtaatggagtggccatcacaaagccgacctcaatcctatagaaatctgtgggcagaactgaaaaagcgtgtgcgagcaaggcctacaaacctgactcagttacaccagctctgtcaggaggaatgggccaaaattcacccaacttattgtgggaagctacacaaaacgtttgacccatgttaaactatttaaaggcaatgctaccaaatacactcaattagtatgtaaacttctgacccacttggaatgtgatgaaagaaatagaagctgaaataaatcactactgttattctgacatttcacattcttaaaataaagtggtgatcctaactgacctaagacagggaatttttactaggattaaaatgtcaggaattgtaaaaaacggtttacatgtatttggctaagatgtatgtaaacttccgacttcaactgtagttagcTAGTTTAATTTTGTGTAAAATGCTTGAAAAGGTATTGATCTCAGATGGTAATCAGCTACCGCAACCAACCATAGATATGCAAAGGTTAGTCAAAATTAACCTGAAATATATCTGCATATTTTAGCTCTAGCTAGCAAGAGTCTGTTTTgtagtgtgattttgctgtggtacTCCTTGGTTACAAGGTAATAATGAGCTCATTCCAAATATTCCATTTCACGACCACACTTTCCCCATAGCTCAACAGATGCAAATGAATTCTAAAACATGTTCAATGTCCTTTGGCGTTTGAATTTTTTTTTGCAGCTGGATGCCACTTGTTACACATTTTGATGTCCAAATTAAAATGTATAACTGAATATCATTGACAGACTCAAGGTAATACATTTGGAATACTGATTGACATTTCCATGGACCCCTTCCCCTAAAATATTAAAATACAAAACGCAAATGGGGTTGAGATTTCTTTATACATTTAAAAGAAGCCACAATAGTTGAGTTGATGGGCTAAGACAAAATACAATAATACACAAATAATTCCATGCATAGTTACGTGGAGCCTACTTTGACATTCCAAATTGCAAACATAAGTGCCATACAAAATATACTGTCGGTCATGATTCTCTCAGAGATCCCTCTCAAACCTACATTGATCCAGCTCAAGATGGTGAGGTCAACTGTTTGTTTGAGTAAATATTTCTGATCAGTAACAAACTATTGCTTTGTCAGGCATGATGAAACTTTGATTTTGGACAGGCCTGGCACCATTTATGTGACTGGACAATATAAATAACcacaggttgagagtttcaaacCCTGTTCACTTCATATTAGCAACAAAATCCTCGCCCTTCTTGATGGAGCCCTTCAGCTCACCAATGGCATCAGCCACCAGATTCTCCTCAAAGGCTGACAGCTTGCCCAGTCCAAGGTTCTTCTCAATTCCGTGTTTCTAAAAGAACAAAAATATTCCTACTGGTTACAACTTCAGATTATGAACTGTATTCAAGAAAGAAGTGTCCGTCATTCAAATAGGAACTTGAAAGGGGCAGTGCAGTTAAACGTGATGTTCCGATAACAAATATATTTATTTCCACACTACGATGTCAAAATAAcacagaaattgtgaaaatgccAGGAATTTCTGCTGGTTCAGGTAGGATGGAACTTTTGACCCACATCATGATGCCATAATGTGATTTGATTATAATAGACTAATGTCTGTTCATCTGGGTAAGCGGGTGGGGTCTAGACCATCTAACAGACAATCAGGGCAGTGTATGTAAATATCTTCAAATTTGTTTCCTAACGCCCACAAGATCAGACTGAGCATTAAGGGCCAAAAGAGGTTCAGGGATATAaacaattaaaaatatatttaaaaatgaTTTTCACAAAATAAAAGTGATTAGGCATTGATTTAAAATAAAATTACATAGTATGGGGCTTTAAGTACAACATTAATACATTAATAAGCAAAATATTAAATTTCTGTCTCCAAGTTATAAACCTGTTAATAAGGTGGTGCAGGACTTACCCCAAGGAGGAGAGGTGTGGAGAAGTATTTGCATTCGGTCTCTTCTGACCTTACATACGCGCACTCTACGACTCCCTCCTTTCCGTTCATGGCGTCCAGGACAGAGAAGGTGAACCTAGCCCCAGCGTAGGCCATGGACAACGTAGCAGAGCCTGAACACAAATAGGTTAGCCAGTTAGAGCTCAATCAGAGTGGTTCAAACAcaggatcccccccccccccattatagTGAATTTAAAAAATGAAGTGTGCTCAATCTtcgcaattattattattttttaaacaaattatgGTACCAATAACTGCTTCTAATATGTCCCTGAactgattttttattttatttttatgaatcaCACAATTTAGATAATTTAGTTGCCAACAAGTAGCCAGGTCAACCTTCAACTTGAGTTAAAggctctgcatggtcaatccattatctgcagtggctgtacagcatttactgtgataggcctctgcagaagtcagggaaTTCATACTTCCTGCGCTTCGCAGAGCAGATCTGTTGTGAAGatagttgtcaaggaagtgagtatgtttatacaggacctcccgcccccacctaccgccaaccaatcatgtcaatgcagagctatacggagccctccgcattgttacaaaatttgggagGCGCACGGCGATGTGGTACATTGCTTATTTTGCCCTCCGGAAGCTCCGCAATGGTGTCAAACCCTCCGTACGGAGCCTCTGGATCACATTTCCGGAGCAAGAATAAATTGGCATTTAATCAatgagggggcagcactgagctagcctgcaacgtcacttcctggagtagctcaaactgcgcaTGTTGTTTCCATGAGATGCCATCTTAACCGACTTCAATGCGCTATGGAGTCTTCAaataggaatgaatggtgtcacaTGATCGATGGCTTTGTTGATTCattcatatacactgctcaaaaaaataaagggaacacttaaacaacacaatgtaactccaagtcaatcacacttctgtgaaatcaaactgtccacttaggaagcaacactgattgacaatacatttcacatgctgttgtgcaaatggaatagacaaaaggtggaaaatatagacaattagcaagacacccctaataaaggagtggttgtgcaggtggtgaccacagaccacttctcagttcctatgcttcctggctgatgttttggtcacttttgaatgctggcggtgctttcactctagtggtagcatgagacggagtctacaacccacacaagtggctcaggtagtgcagctcatccaggatggcacatcaatgcgagctgtggcaagaaggtttgctgtgtctgtcagcgtagtgtccagagcatggaggcgctaccaggagacaggccagtacatcaggagacgtagaggaggccgtaggagggcaacaacccagcagcaggaccgctacctccgcctttgtgcaaggaggagcactgccagagccctgcaaaatgacctccagcaggccacaaatgtgcatgtgtctgctcaaacggtcagaaacagactccatgagggtggtatgagggcccgacgtccacaggtgggggttgtgcttacagcccaacaccgtgcaggacgtttggcatttgccagagaacaccaagttaggcaaattcgccactggcgccctgtgctcttcacagatgaaagcaggttcacactgagcacatgagcacatgtgacagacgtgacagagtctggagacgccgtggagaacgttctgctgcctgcaacatcctccagcatgaccggtttggcggtgggtcagtcatggtgtggggtggcatttctttgtggggccgcacagccctccatgtgctcgccagaggtagcctgactgccattaggtaccgagatgagatcctcagaccccttgtgagaccatatgctgacacatgcacatttgtggcctgctggaggtcattttgcagggctctggcagtgctcctccttgcacaaaggcggaggtagcggtcctgctgctgggttgttgccctcctacggcctcctccacgtctcctgatgtactgtcctgtctcctggtagcgcctccatgctctggacactacgctgacagacacagcaaaccttcttgccacagctcgcattgatgtgccatcctggatgagctgcactacctgagccatttgtgtgggttgtagactccgtctcatgctaccactagagtgaaagcaccgccagcattcaaaagtgaccaaaacatcagccaggaagcataggaactgagaagtggtctgtggtcaccacctgcagaaccactcctttattgggggtgtcttgctaattgcctataatttccaccttttgtctattccatttgcacaacagcatgtggaatttattgtcaatcagtgttgcttcctaagtggacagtttgatttcacagaagtgtgattgacttggagttacattgtgttgtttaagtgttccctttatttttttgagcagtatatatatatagatatatatatatatatatatacagtggggagaacaagtatttgatacactgccgattttgcaggttttcctacttacaaagcatgtagaggtctgtaatttttatcataggtacacttcaactatgagagacggaatctaaaacaaaaatccagaaaatcacattgtatgatttttaagtaattaattagcattttattgcatgacataagtatttgatacatcagaaaagcagaacttaatatttggtacagaaacctttgtttgcaattacagagatcatacgtttcctgtagttcttgactaggtttgcacacactgcagcagggattttggcccactcctccttacagatcttctccagatccttcaggttttggggctgtcgctgggcaatacggactttcagctccctccaaagattttctattgggttcaggtctggagactggctaggccactccaggaccttgagatgcttcttacggagccactccttagttgccatggctgtgtgcttcgtgtcgttgtcatgctggaagacccagccacgacccatcttcaatgctcttactgagggaaggaggttgttggccaagatctcgcgatacatggccccatccatcctcccctcaatacggtgcagtcgtcctgtcccctttgcagaaaagcatccccaaagaatgatgtttccacctccatgcttcacggttgggatggtgttcttggggttgtactcatacttcttcttcctccaaacacggcgagtggagtttgaccaaaaagctctatttttgtctcatcagaccacatgaccttctcccattcctcctctggatcatccagatggtcattggcaaacttcagacaggcctggacatgcactggcttaagcagggggaccttgcgtgcgctgcaggattttaatccatgacggcgtagtgtgttactaatggttttctttgagactgtggtcccagctctcttcaggtcattgaccaggtcctgccgtgtagttctgggctgatccctcttcttcctcatgatcattgatgccccacgaggtgaaatcttgcatggagccccagactgagggtgattgaccgtcatcttgaacttcttccattttctaataattgcgccaacagttgtttccttctcaccaagctgcttgcctattgtcctgtagcccatcccagccttgtgcaggtctacaattttatccctgatgtccttacacagctctctggtcttggccattgtggaggttggaatctgtttgattgagtgtgtggacaggtgtcttttatacaggtaacgagttcaaacaggtgcagttaatacaggtaatgagtggagaacaggagggcttcttaaagaaaaactaacaggtctgtgagagccggaattcttactggttggtaggtgatcaaatacttatgtcatgcaataaaatgcaaataaattatttaaaaatcatacaatgtgattttctggatttttgttttagattccgtctctcacagttgaagtgtacctatgataaaaattacagacctctacatgctttgtaagtaggaaaacctgcaaaatcggcagtgtatcaaatacttgttctccccactgtatatatattatatagacAGTCATTGGTCAGTCCTCAGGGTAATAAACACTGCCTACCTGCTCCAGCCTTGGCCTTCACAACCTCAGTGCCAGCATCCTGGATCCTAGCAGTCAGAGCAGACAGCTGGTCGGCTGGGAACTCCACTTTGGGTGTTGCCTACAGAGAGACGTGTGGATgttataataactctacctacatgtacatattacctcaataaccTTACCGgtggccccgcacattgactctgtaccggtaccccctgtatatagcctcgctagttATTTTACTGCGGCTCTTTAATTGTTacttatatttcatatttttgggggtatttttcttaactgcattgttggttaagggcttgtaggtaagcatttcactgtaaggtctacacctgttgtattcggcacatgtgacagatCAAATCAatacagagttcagtgtgtcaaatcggagggcctgttgtccggacctctggcagtctctatgggggtgccacagggttcaattctgtatacatcaatgatgtagctcttgctgctggtgattctctgatccacctctacgcagacgacaccattctgtatacttcggtcccttctttggacactgtgttaactaacctcaagacgagcttcaatgcaaaaatgcaagcaaaactaaatgcatgctcttcaaccgatcgctgcccacacatccagcatcactactctggacgattctgacttagaatatgtgaacaactacaaatacctaggtgtctggttagactgtaaactctccttccagactcacattaagcatctccaatccaaaattaaatctagaatcggcttcctatttcgcaacaaaagcatccttcactcatgctgccaaacataccctagtaaaactgactatcctaccgatccttgacttcggcgatgtcatttacaaaatagcctccaacactcaactcagcaaattggatgcaatctatcacagtgccatccattttgtcaccaaagccccataccactgcgacctgtatgctctcattggctggcctcacttcatatccgtcgccaaacccactggctccaggtcatctatacgtcgttgctaggtaaagccatcgccttatctcagctcactggtcaccatagcagcacccacccgcagcacgtgctccagcaggtatatttcactggtcaccctcaaagccaattcctccttcggccacctttccttccagttctctgttgccaatgactggaacgaactgcaaaaatcactgaagctggagactcatatctccctcactagcttaagcaccagctgtcagggcagctcacagatcactgcacctgtacatagccaatctgtaaatagcccatccaactacctcatcaccatattgttatttattttgctcttttgcaccccagtatcgctacttgcacactcatcttctgcacatctatcaccccagtgtttaatttgccatactgtaataatttcaccactatggcctatttattgcctcaccccccttatcctacctcatttgcacacactgtatatagactttctctattgtattattgactgtatgtttgtttattccatgtgtaactctgttgttgtttgtgttgcactgctttgctttatcttggccaggtcgcagttgtaaatgagaacttgttctcaactggcctacctggttaaataaaggtgaaaaaaaaaaaaaatgtgatgtGTATAGTTATTCACAGGGAAAGCATTGTTCAGTGAGAACCTTACACTTTTACTTTTCCAACTGAATTTTTAAATGACCATGAATGAGGAATTTCTTAAAGCCACTGACTAATACCTAATCAAGGCCTCCTACTGTAGAACAACCCTCATTCGCTTTGATCCACACTATAAAATGTTACACACTAGAGGGAGCCATAAACACATTTGTCTCCAAAAGGGGGGTGGCATATCTGATAGCTCAAATACCAACAGAATGAAATTACATGAAACAGTAGAGAATTGCAAAAGTGTGTCATCTTTGTAATTAGATTAAGATGTAGGCCTACTGATGGCATTGCAAGACAATCATTCAGGTATTGGATTTTTATTTCTGTGAAAAGGCCCTTAATTCTTACCTGTGAGATGAGAGGAATAATAGTCTTTCCTGCATGACCTCCAATCACTGGTACATTGACACGTGCTGGGTCAAGGCCctacaacacaaaacacaaaatagTCAGCCATCTAGCATTGCCAATCATCCACAGTAAGTGACAAGCATTTGCTTCTGAACAAAAAACATCTGTAAGATACAAACAAAACAAGCGTTGTTCCGTTCAGGGTGATATCCCTATGAACTTTGAAATCACTCCTGATGTGTCAacggtatagagtgtgtgtatagGGAGCATGAGGAGTGAGGTCCTCAATCCTCTGCAGCTTGAAGATGGATTACTTTCAGCTCTGCAACGAAAGCGTTGGCTCTGACGATGTCCAATGTTGTGACTCCAAACACTCTATTGGGGTTGTAGACGCCATACTTCTTCATGACCTCTGATGTGATGGGAATAGTAGAGTTGACCTATGGATTGGAAACAAAACTGTTCCTATGTACACAACCATTACACAATCACTGGTATACTTAAGAATTTACCATTTAAAATGCATTCAAACAAGATATTGTATCATTAAAGGGCATATTGACTGAAGCATCGAAACACATTCAGTGAACTAAACAGAGCTGGCATGGAAAATAAATTACCTTCCAAATTAAAGCCTTGACCTCTATTCCTGAAAGTCAGTAGTACATTCTCTTTGGCAACAACACAAAATGGCTTTTCTCCAACACTAAGGCCTCTAACTCTAGACATCCGAGCTGCTCTAGAGTAATGTGAGTCGTCAGGAGGGTGAGTTAATCTGTGAGGTGTCTGAAGAGGAGGTAGTGGTGTATTTACAGGGTTGGCGATGATGCAGATCATGGCCTCGGGGCAGTTGCGGGCGACGGCGTCGGCCAGTGTGGCCACGATGGTGGCATTGGTGTTGAACAGATCATCACGGGTCATGCCTGGAAGAagttcactttaaaatgtaatgTGTGCACTTCTcaattgaaagaaaagcattacaTGATGTTCTTCAATATGAATCATATTGTCAACTTGGGTGAACTCACCAGGTTTTCTTGGGACACCAGCGGGGATGACAACGACATCACAGCCTTTCAGTGCAGCGTTCAACTGGTCTGGACCCATATAACCTAGTGAAGGAATCATGATAGTTAAATGACATCAACCAAACAGACATTTTCACACTCATTTCACTATACAGCATCAAGACTG
The sequence above is a segment of the Salvelinus alpinus chromosome 1, SLU_Salpinus.1, whole genome shotgun sequence genome. Coding sequences within it:
- the LOC139531619 gene encoding malate dehydrogenase, mitochondrial-like: MFSRIARPTLCIVNRSLTTSSQNNAKVAVLGASGGIGQPLSLLLKNSPLVGELSLFDIAHTPGVAADLSHIETRAHVTGYMGPDQLNAALKGCDVVVIPAGVPRKPGMTRDDLFNTNATIVATLADAVARNCPEAMICIIANPVNSTIPITSEVMKKYGVYNPNRVFGVTTLDIVRANAFVAELKGLDPARVNVPVIGGHAGKTIIPLISQATPKVEFPADQLSALTARIQDAGTEVVKAKAGAGSATLSMAYAGARFTFSVLDAMNGKEGVVECAYVRSEETECKYFSTPLLLGKHGIEKNLGLGKLSAFEENLVADAIGELKGSIKKGEDFVANMK